The Saprospiraceae bacterium genome includes a window with the following:
- a CDS encoding acyltransferase: MSRKIKSGLIQLSLAKTEGEGTIEEIKEAMVQKHIPYIEEAGRQGVQILCFQEIFNTPYFCPGQDSAWYASAESVPGPTTERMQEYAKKYQMVIIVPVYEKEQEGIFYNTAAVIDADGTYLGKYRKNHIPQTGGFWEKFFFKPGNLGYPVFQTKYAKIGVYICYDRHFPEGARCLGLNGAEIVYNPSATTVGQSQYLWKLEQPAHAVANAYFMGCINRVGIEKPWNLGHFYGSSYFVNPLGEIIACASEDKDELLVAEFDLDLIAQVRSKWQFYRDRRPETYDEIVTL; this comes from the coding sequence ATGTCTCGAAAAATTAAATCCGGTCTGATTCAACTGAGTCTGGCGAAAACAGAAGGCGAAGGTACAATAGAAGAAATCAAAGAAGCGATGGTACAAAAGCACATTCCGTATATAGAAGAAGCCGGAAGACAAGGAGTTCAAATTCTGTGTTTTCAGGAGATTTTTAATACACCTTATTTTTGTCCCGGTCAGGATAGCGCATGGTATGCATCTGCAGAATCGGTACCCGGACCGACTACAGAACGAATGCAGGAGTATGCAAAAAAATATCAGATGGTCATCATTGTGCCGGTGTACGAAAAAGAACAGGAAGGCATATTCTACAACACAGCCGCAGTCATAGATGCGGATGGAACTTATCTGGGCAAGTATCGTAAAAACCACATTCCGCAAACTGGAGGTTTTTGGGAGAAATTTTTCTTTAAACCCGGTAATTTGGGCTATCCGGTTTTTCAAACCAAATACGCCAAAATAGGTGTTTACATATGTTATGACCGCCATTTTCCGGAAGGTGCAAGATGTCTGGGACTGAATGGTGCTGAAATTGTCTATAATCCATCGGCTACCACCGTTGGCCAATCACAGTATCTGTGGAAATTAGAACAACCGGCACATGCCGTCGCAAATGCCTATTTTATGGGTTGTATCAATCGCGTAGGAATTGAAAAACCATGGAATCTGGGACATTTTTACGGCAGTTCCTATTTTGTAAATCCATTAGGGGAAATCATCGCTTGTGCATCAGAAGATAAAGATGAATTACTGGTAGCAGAATTTGATCTGGATCTTATCGCACAGGTCCGAAGTAAATGGCAATTTTACAGGGACAGACGCCCGGAAACGTATGATGAAATTGTAACACTTTGA
- a CDS encoding NAD(P)-dependent oxidoreductase, giving the protein MPLLNNRLKPDEYAEYFSDIHPPFETSEAAAIEANRCLFCYDAPCMKSCPTSIDVPKFIKQIATENIKGSAHTILSSNIMGAGCSKVCPVEKLCEGACVYNLMHEKPIQIARLQRYSTEKALENHWQLFKRKESVGKKVAVIGAGPAGLSCAHSLSREGVDVTIYEKESKGGGLMTYGIAAYKVTPEFCETEVNYITSIGGIDIKYNQELGKNIHLESLRQQYDAVYLAFGVGLARQLEIPGEDLDGVVDAISFIYELRSNDFSTIPVGDKVAVIGMGMTAIDAATQAKRLGAKEVTLIYRRTQDEMPCTEHELNIAKLDGCQIIWLASPKEILGNNGRVTHLECDIMKLEEADTSGRKSPVKTGETFTLNVDMVIKAAGQMPYTNLVETERISNSNGKVMVNAKSVTNLNGVFAGGDCVNGGKEVVDAVQAGKDGAIEIMAYLNSNL; this is encoded by the coding sequence ATGCCCTTATTAAACAATCGATTAAAGCCGGATGAATATGCAGAATATTTCTCCGATATTCACCCACCATTTGAAACATCAGAAGCCGCAGCCATTGAAGCCAATCGTTGCCTTTTTTGTTATGATGCTCCTTGCATGAAATCGTGTCCGACCTCCATCGATGTACCCAAGTTTATTAAACAAATAGCTACTGAAAATATAAAAGGGTCCGCCCATACCATTTTGTCATCCAATATCATGGGTGCAGGTTGCAGTAAGGTGTGTCCGGTGGAAAAATTGTGCGAAGGAGCTTGTGTTTACAATCTGATGCACGAAAAACCGATTCAAATTGCCCGACTACAGCGGTATTCTACCGAAAAAGCCCTCGAAAACCATTGGCAGTTATTCAAAAGAAAAGAATCAGTAGGTAAAAAAGTTGCTGTCATCGGTGCGGGACCGGCGGGATTGAGTTGTGCACACTCTTTGAGTCGTGAAGGAGTGGATGTGACCATTTATGAAAAAGAAAGTAAAGGCGGTGGTCTGATGACTTATGGAATTGCAGCCTATAAAGTTACACCGGAATTTTGTGAAACGGAAGTCAATTACATTACATCCATCGGAGGTATAGATATAAAATACAATCAGGAATTAGGCAAAAATATACATTTGGAATCTTTGAGACAGCAATACGACGCCGTTTATCTGGCATTTGGTGTGGGATTGGCAAGGCAATTAGAGATTCCCGGAGAAGATCTGGATGGCGTAGTGGATGCGATTTCTTTTATTTATGAACTTCGTTCCAATGATTTTTCGACCATTCCTGTGGGAGACAAAGTTGCAGTGATTGGCATGGGAATGACAGCCATCGATGCAGCTACACAAGCCAAAAGATTGGGTGCAAAAGAAGTGACATTGATTTACCGAAGGACGCAGGATGAAATGCCCTGCACCGAACATGAACTGAATATTGCCAAATTAGATGGTTGTCAGATTATTTGGTTGGCTTCTCCGAAAGAAATTCTGGGTAACAACGGAAGAGTCACTCATCTAGAGTGCGACATCATGAAACTGGAAGAAGCAGATACAAGCGGAAGAAAAAGTCCTGTAAAAACGGGTGAAACTTTTACCCTGAATGTGGACATGGTCATAAAAGCTGCCGGTCAGATGCCTTACACAAACTTAGTGGAAACGGAAAGAATCAGCAACTCAAACGGAAAGGTAATGGTCAACGCAAAGTCAGTCACCAATCTGAACGGCGTATTTGCAGGAGGTGATTGTGTCAATGGCGGAAAAGAAGTTGTCGATGCAGTTCAGGCCGGCAAGGACGGAGCAATTGAAATAATGGCATATCTGAATTCTAATTTGTGA